A genomic stretch from Lathyrus oleraceus cultivar Zhongwan6 chromosome 2, CAAS_Psat_ZW6_1.0, whole genome shotgun sequence includes:
- the LOC127121467 gene encoding putative F-box/FBD/LRR-repeat protein At1g66290, whose product MTQPYKKDNHGDHIDRISELPGNVIDCILKHLNVQDLVRTSIWSRKWRYMWISVPRIEFEEGFYNLFDNLDDPASEFSRIITEILFLHNGPINEFIIDLPPDSKHKITFGCLNKWILFLSRKDVKYISLDNSAKDHVRTPSNLFSCRGLTYFKLNYFNMSIPPSFCGFKSLLHLHLQFITFDSGALESLLPGCPLLEELSIVYCSGYKCIDLSSSTLTELTVSIEESCVFRLNKSLPIIQRLNVELVCEMLYPHADIFPLSQLINLKYLSLDDVNLDKREELLYIVSVLKSASNLVEFDIATYYSMASKRLAPDPSEKLECSVCCLSELQEVNIRVRRKSKHAMSLARFILAKSSSLKSLTIRLPFGIESDALILSSISRDLLRMERASQKAQVELTHG is encoded by the exons ATGACTCAACCCTACAAGAAGGATAATCATGGTGATCACATTGATCGAATTAGTGAATTACCTGGTAATGTGATTGATTGCATCCTAAAACACTTGAATGTTCAAGACTTAGTTAGGACCAGTATTTGGTCTAGAAAATGGAGGTATATGTGGATTTCAGTCCCACGAATTGAGTTTGAGGAAGGATTTTACAATTTGTTTGATAATCTTGATGACCCTGCCTCTGAGTTCTCTAGAATTATCACGGAAATTCTTTTCCTCCATAATGGGCCAATAAATGAGTTTATTATTGATCTCCCTCCTGATTCCAAGCACAAAATCACATTTGGATGTCTTAACAAGTGGATTCTGTTTTTGTCAAGGAAAGATGTTAAATATATTTCTTTGGATAACTCTGCGAAAGATCACGTTCGAACTCCATCTAATCTCTTCTCTTGTCGGGGATTGACTTACTTTAAACTGAACTATTTTAACATGTCAATTCCACCTAGTTTTTGTGGCTTTAAGAGCTTGCTTCACCTTCACTTACAATTTATTACATTTGACTCGGGTGCACTTGAGAGTCTTCTACCCGGCTGCCCATTACTCGAAGAACTCAGCATTGTATATTGTTCTGGCTATAAATGTATTGATCTTTCTTCTTCTACTCTAACCGAACTCACAGTCTCAATTGAAGAGAGTTGCGTATTTCGTCTGAATAAAAGCTTGCCAATAATTCAGAGGCTTAATGTGGAATTAGTTTGCGAG ATGTTGTATCCACATGCAGATATCTTTCCTTTGTCACAGCTGATAAACTTAAAGTATCTCAGTTTAGATGATGTGAATTTGGATAAACGAGAAGAACTTTTGTATATTGTTAGTGTACTCAAAAGTGCTTCTAACCTCGTGGAATTTGATATAGCG ACTTATTATTCCATGGCTTCTAAGAGACTAGCGCCGGACCCTTCGGAGAAGTTAGAGTGCAGTGTTTGTTGCCTTAGTGAACTTCAGGAGGTTAACATCAGAGTTAGAAGGAAAAGTAAACATGCAATGAGTTTGGCACGGTTCATTCTTGCGAAATCCTCATCGTTAAAATCTCTTACTATTCGTCTTCCTTTTGGTATAGAATCAGATGCGCTGATATTGTCGAGCATTTCGCGAGACTTGTTACGGATGGAACGAGCATCGCAAAAGGCGCAAGTTGAACTCACTCATGGATAG